In Humulus lupulus chromosome 7, drHumLupu1.1, whole genome shotgun sequence, the following are encoded in one genomic region:
- the LOC133789481 gene encoding uncharacterized protein LOC133789481: MAAITGAAAAAYSVISLRSRSPQLHHIAFQKITSKKDYGLKSASLSVKFRISSYNFGSQPPRAIVLRVSCSGIEERVTKIIVEQLGVLESEVVNTASFVEDLGSDSLDLAELIMALEEEFDTEIPDEEAEKIRTVQAAIDYITSHQA; the protein is encoded by the exons ATGGCGGCCATaacaggagcagcagcagcagcttaTTCAGTGATCTCCTTGAGATCTCGCTCCCCGCAGTTGCACCACATCGCCTTT CAAAAAATCACATCGAAAAAGGATTATGGTTTGAAGTCAGCTTCACTTTCTGTTAAGTTCCGAATAAGCTCTTACAACTTTGGATCACAGCCACCACGTGCTATTGTTCTTAGGGTTTCTTGCAGC GGCATAGAAGAGAGGGTGACAAAGATAATAGTTGAGCAACTGGGTGTTTTAGAATCCGAGGTAGTTAATACTGCAAGCTTTGTTGAAGATCTTGGAAGTGATTCTCTTGACTTG GCTGAGCTTATTATGGCTCTGGAGGAAGAATTTGACACTGAGATACCAGACGAAGAAGCAGAAAAAATCAGAACCGTACAGGCAGCAATTGATTATATTACCAGCCACCAAGCATGA